One segment of Nostoc flagelliforme CCNUN1 DNA contains the following:
- the kdpC gene encoding K(+)-transporting ATPase subunit C, whose product MSFAREASRAVRSTLVLWVIGAIIYPFAMIAIGQIVFPFQANGSLLKNSTGQVVGSALIGQPFSSDRYFNSRPSSTSYSTADPKKDDGGVLKTGVSGASNLAPSNPALMERIKGKDDPDPSKKVEGDFTRLKTAGVQPTGDLVYTSGSSLDPHITPEAAIAQIARVAKARGVKPNQLETLIAQNTDGRFLGIFGEPGVNVLKLNLALDKIKA is encoded by the coding sequence ATGAGTTTTGCACGCGAAGCTAGTAGAGCTGTTCGTTCTACCCTGGTACTTTGGGTTATTGGAGCGATTATTTATCCTTTTGCGATGATTGCCATTGGGCAGATTGTGTTTCCGTTTCAAGCAAATGGTAGTCTACTGAAAAATAGCACAGGCCAAGTTGTCGGTTCTGCTTTGATTGGTCAACCTTTTAGTAGCGATCGCTATTTTAACAGTCGTCCCAGTAGCACCAGCTACAGCACAGCCGATCCCAAAAAAGATGATGGAGGAGTTTTGAAGACTGGGGTTTCTGGCGCTAGTAACTTAGCTCCCAGTAATCCCGCATTAATGGAACGCATCAAAGGTAAAGATGACCCAGATCCCAGCAAAAAGGTTGAAGGTGACTTCACTCGTCTGAAAACAGCAGGTGTGCAGCCGACTGGCGATTTAGTCTACACCTCTGGTTCTAGCCTTGATCCTCACATTACTCCCGAAGCTGCGATCGCGCAAATTGCCCGAGTAGCTAAAGCGCGAGGAGTTAAGCCGAACCAGTTGGAAACTTTAATTGCTCAAAATACCGATGGTCGCTTTCTCGGCATCTTTGGTGAGCCTGGGGTTAATGTATTGAAGCTGAATTTAGCTCTGGATAAGATTAAGGCATAG
- a CDS encoding phosphatase PAP2 family protein: MGNPHFHKLPNQNHWVQAIHTAVKGRVRYKVNGLYHSEALKKYLESRLLEEEIISRASANSYTGNVLVIFHPDKSLNAIALLIQDILLDYRQKSSKSLPSTAVTKENTASVGGNKRNISISGVLPQISMQRQLNQIGSQLIPVVGAVGALVCATGLLYAYNLDEAILLLIQRLHTPLRDRIMLSITFMGDPVVMLLSSLGLAISPLYYNRRRQAAILGIAGVGATLLNCLMKLLFGRARPALWKHIIKVGQHSFPSGHAMVSIVIYGFIGYILAKQFPEQRFWIYGLTIILITAIGFSRLYLGVHWLTDVTAGYAAGLVWLIACIISLESQQKYRSLQETR, encoded by the coding sequence ATGGGTAATCCTCACTTTCATAAACTTCCTAATCAAAACCATTGGGTTCAAGCAATCCATACTGCTGTTAAAGGAAGAGTTAGATATAAAGTAAATGGACTTTATCATTCAGAAGCTCTTAAAAAATATCTTGAATCAAGATTATTAGAAGAGGAAATAATCTCACGAGCTAGTGCTAATAGTTACACAGGGAATGTTCTTGTTATCTTTCATCCAGATAAAAGTTTAAACGCGATCGCTCTCCTCATTCAAGACATCCTCTTAGATTATCGGCAAAAAAGCAGTAAATCACTTCCTTCTACCGCAGTCACTAAAGAAAATACTGCTTCCGTTGGGGGTAATAAGCGAAACATATCTATTTCAGGCGTACTGCCTCAAATATCTATGCAGCGCCAATTAAACCAAATAGGTAGTCAACTTATTCCGGTAGTGGGGGCTGTTGGCGCTCTTGTATGCGCCACCGGACTGTTGTACGCATATAATCTTGACGAAGCCATTTTGCTCTTGATCCAGAGGTTGCATACACCACTGCGCGATCGCATCATGCTAAGTATCACTTTTATGGGCGATCCAGTAGTAATGCTGTTATCTTCTTTGGGGCTAGCGATTAGTCCGTTATATTATAATCGTCGCCGACAAGCAGCTATCTTGGGCATCGCTGGAGTCGGTGCAACCTTGCTAAATTGTTTAATGAAACTATTATTTGGTAGAGCGCGTCCAGCGCTGTGGAAGCATATTATTAAAGTGGGTCAACACAGTTTTCCCAGTGGCCATGCAATGGTTTCAATAGTGATTTACGGTTTTATCGGCTATATTCTGGCAAAGCAGTTTCCTGAACAGCGCTTTTGGATTTATGGTTTGACTATTATTTTAATTACTGCGATCGGTTTCAGTCGGCTTTATCTGGGAGTACATTGGCTAACTGATGTGACAGCTGGCTACGCCGCAGGTTTAGTGTGGTTGATTGCCTGTATTATTAGCTTGGAATCGCAGCAAAAATATCGCTCACTGCAAGAGACGCGATGA